A section of the Natronospira bacteriovora genome encodes:
- a CDS encoding M90 family metallopeptidase: MFSLFRHWRENRRLARLPVTRAEWENAVADWSVARRYQGADRERLCRLALRFLVRKRFESGGQLELSNHMQLRVATMAAVPILNLGLDWYDNFYSVILYPAEFIPEHEYEDDFGVIHRDRHPLSGEAWQQGPVILSWEDVLKSGREPGYNVVIHEMAHKLDMLHDGPNGSPPLHRGMDPEAWRRAFTEAWQALEALDEAGEEEWPIDPYALENPGEFFSVVCEVFFETPAHLKQLWPAVYAQLCAFYRQDPLAEAPASHAIHGALEA; this comes from the coding sequence ATGTTCAGCCTATTCAGACACTGGCGCGAGAACCGCCGCCTGGCCCGCCTGCCCGTCACCAGGGCCGAATGGGAGAACGCCGTGGCGGACTGGTCTGTGGCCCGGCGCTACCAGGGCGCGGATCGGGAGCGTTTGTGCAGGCTGGCCCTGCGTTTTCTTGTGCGAAAGCGTTTCGAGTCCGGCGGGCAGCTGGAACTGAGCAATCACATGCAGCTACGGGTCGCGACCATGGCCGCGGTGCCGATCCTCAACCTCGGGCTGGACTGGTACGACAACTTCTATTCCGTGATTCTCTACCCGGCCGAGTTCATCCCCGAGCATGAATACGAGGACGATTTCGGGGTGATACATCGTGATCGTCACCCACTCAGCGGTGAGGCCTGGCAACAGGGGCCTGTCATCCTGTCCTGGGAGGATGTTCTCAAGAGCGGCCGGGAACCGGGGTACAACGTGGTCATCCATGAAATGGCCCATAAGCTGGACATGCTTCACGATGGGCCCAACGGCTCCCCGCCCCTGCATCGCGGCATGGATCCGGAAGCCTGGCGTCGTGCCTTCACGGAGGCCTGGCAAGCGCTTGAAGCCCTGGACGAGGCCGGCGAGGAAGAATGGCCCATTGACCCCTATGCCCTGGAGAACCCGGGTGAATTCTTCTCGGTGGTCTGCGAGGTCTTCTTCGAGACACCGGCCCATCTCAAGCAGCTCTGGCCAGCGGTCTATGCGCAGCTCTGCGCCTTCTACCGCCAGGACCCACTGGCCGAGGCCCCCGCATCCCACGCCATTCATGGCGCCCTTGAGGCCTGA
- a CDS encoding M20 family metallopeptidase, with product MDSKVLREFVDGKWDDEIIPELVEYIRIPAKSPHFDPDWEKHGYIDQAIEQAEAWCRRQPVKGMSVEVVKLEGRTPLLLVEIEGQKPGTVVLYGHLDKQPEFTGWEEDLGPWKPVIRDGKLYGRGGADDGYAVYGSLTAIAALQQQGIPHARCVVLIETCEESGSYDLPPYIDHLKDRIGSPDMVVCLDAECGNYEQLWTTTSLRGNLVGTLRVDVLTEGVHSGSASGIVPSSFRVLREVMARIEDPATGEIKVPEMNVDIPRDRLEQAQQAADVLGDSIRHKYPLAAEDMTTVSEDPLELLLNNSWRPTLSVTGVDGIPAFSDAGNVLRPYTALKLSFRLPPTCDARKAGEAVKKIVETDPPYGAKVTFSLDSPQGGWNAPEFADWLTDAMQKASEKYFGKDAVCMGMGGSIPFMGLLAEKFPESQFLVTGVLGPKSNAHGPNEFLHIEKGKKLTACVAEVLARHAEVRSAE from the coding sequence ATGGACAGCAAGGTGCTTAGGGAATTTGTGGATGGGAAGTGGGATGATGAAATCATTCCGGAGCTGGTGGAGTACATCCGGATTCCGGCCAAGTCACCCCATTTCGATCCCGACTGGGAGAAGCACGGCTACATCGATCAGGCCATTGAGCAGGCCGAAGCCTGGTGCCGCCGGCAGCCCGTCAAGGGCATGTCGGTGGAAGTGGTGAAGCTGGAAGGCCGGACGCCACTGCTGCTGGTGGAAATCGAGGGCCAGAAGCCGGGCACGGTGGTGCTCTATGGACACCTGGACAAGCAGCCGGAGTTCACCGGCTGGGAAGAGGATCTGGGGCCCTGGAAGCCGGTGATTCGTGACGGAAAGCTCTACGGCCGTGGTGGCGCTGACGATGGTTACGCGGTGTATGGCTCACTCACCGCCATTGCTGCCCTCCAGCAGCAGGGCATTCCCCACGCCCGCTGCGTGGTACTGATCGAGACCTGCGAGGAATCTGGCAGTTATGACCTGCCGCCCTATATCGATCATCTCAAGGATCGCATCGGCAGCCCCGACATGGTGGTCTGCCTGGATGCCGAATGTGGCAACTACGAGCAGCTCTGGACCACCACCTCCCTGCGGGGCAACCTGGTGGGCACCCTGCGCGTGGATGTGCTGACCGAAGGCGTTCACTCGGGCAGTGCCAGCGGCATCGTGCCCTCCAGTTTCCGCGTGCTGCGGGAAGTGATGGCCCGTATCGAGGATCCGGCCACCGGCGAGATCAAGGTGCCGGAAATGAATGTGGACATCCCCCGTGACCGACTGGAACAGGCGCAGCAGGCGGCCGATGTGCTGGGTGACAGCATCCGCCACAAGTATCCCCTGGCCGCGGAGGACATGACCACCGTTTCCGAGGACCCTCTGGAACTGCTGCTCAATAACAGCTGGCGCCCTACCCTTTCGGTCACCGGCGTTGACGGCATCCCGGCCTTTTCCGATGCCGGCAATGTGCTGCGTCCCTACACGGCACTGAAACTGAGTTTCCGCCTGCCCCCCACCTGTGATGCCAGAAAGGCCGGCGAAGCAGTCAAGAAGATCGTCGAGACTGACCCGCCCTATGGCGCGAAGGTCACGTTCAGCCTGGATTCACCCCAGGGTGGCTGGAACGCCCCCGAGTTCGCCGACTGGCTCACCGACGCCATGCAGAAGGCCTCGGAGAAATACTTCGGCAAGGATGCGGTCTGCATGGGCATGGGCGGCAGCATTCCCTTCATGGGCCTGCTGGCGGAGAAATTCCCCGAATCCCAGTTCCTGGTCACCGGCGTACTCGGCCCCAAGTCCAACGCCCACGGCCCCAACGAGTTTCTGCATATCGAAAAGGGCAAGAAGCTGACGGCCTGTGTGGCGGAAGTACTGGCAAGGCATGCCGAGGTTCGAAGTGCTGAGTGA
- the sufD gene encoding Fe-S cluster assembly protein SufD translates to MSGEDTARYNFLTQFDRAVGTLPGQGWLSTLRRDALERFREQGLPTQKDEDWKYTSVRPITEGQFALGTTHPAPAVSREVMEQSRVPGLDAARLVFVNGRYQSELSDLDGLPDGVSLRSLAEVMENDSEALATRLSRQSGLDYTPFTALNNAFVADGAVLEIAANVQCKTPIELLFLSVPGDEAFVFHPRILIQMAQGSEATVLEHHVGLDGAANFNNVVSEVALSAQARLDHYLLQRESSAGFHIGGIHVHQARDSRYVSHNVNLGGALVRHDINARLAEQGAEAILNGLYLVSDRQHVDNHTCVDHAAPHTNSDETYKGVLDGRGRAVFNGRVVVHKHAQKIDAGQKNDNLLLSKLAEVDTKPELEIYADDVACSHGATIGQLDEHALFYLRSRGIDADKARDLLTYAFAESVVERMDIAEIRDWLSGLIVNRVSGEGRLADLEALEE, encoded by the coding sequence ATGAGTGGCGAGGACACCGCACGCTATAACTTCCTGACCCAGTTCGACCGGGCGGTGGGCACCCTGCCCGGTCAGGGCTGGCTGTCGACCCTGCGTCGGGATGCCCTCGAGCGTTTCCGTGAACAGGGCCTGCCCACCCAGAAGGATGAGGACTGGAAGTACACCAGTGTAAGACCGATCACCGAGGGTCAATTTGCCCTGGGGACCACCCACCCGGCCCCCGCCGTGAGCCGGGAGGTGATGGAACAGTCCCGGGTCCCGGGCCTGGATGCCGCTCGCCTGGTCTTCGTCAACGGTCGCTACCAGAGTGAACTGTCCGATCTCGACGGCTTGCCTGATGGGGTGAGCCTGCGTTCCCTGGCGGAAGTCATGGAGAACGACAGTGAAGCGCTGGCGACCCGCCTGAGCCGGCAATCGGGCCTGGACTACACCCCGTTTACCGCGCTGAACAATGCCTTCGTGGCCGACGGTGCGGTTCTGGAGATTGCCGCGAACGTGCAGTGCAAGACGCCCATTGAACTGCTGTTTCTGTCCGTTCCCGGCGACGAGGCCTTCGTCTTCCATCCCCGGATCCTGATCCAGATGGCCCAGGGCAGCGAAGCCACCGTACTGGAACACCATGTGGGTCTGGACGGTGCGGCCAACTTCAACAACGTGGTCAGTGAAGTCGCCCTTTCTGCCCAGGCACGCCTGGATCACTACCTGCTGCAACGGGAATCCAGCGCCGGCTTTCATATCGGCGGCATTCACGTCCATCAGGCGCGGGACAGCCGCTATGTCAGCCACAACGTCAACCTGGGTGGCGCGCTGGTGCGGCATGACATCAATGCCCGCCTGGCCGAACAGGGCGCGGAGGCCATTCTGAATGGCCTTTATCTGGTTTCCGATCGGCAGCATGTGGACAATCACACCTGCGTGGATCACGCCGCACCCCACACCAACAGCGACGAAACCTACAAGGGCGTTCTCGATGGTCGTGGCCGGGCCGTTTTCAACGGCCGTGTCGTCGTGCACAAGCATGCCCAGAAGATCGATGCCGGCCAGAAGAACGACAATCTGCTGCTGAGCAAGCTGGCGGAAGTGGATACCAAGCCGGAACTGGAGATCTACGCGGATGACGTGGCCTGCAGTCACGGTGCCACCATCGGGCAACTTGATGAACATGCCCTCTTCTACCTGCGCTCCCGCGGCATCGATGCCGACAAGGCGCGAGATCTGCTGACCTATGCCTTTGCCGAGTCGGTGGTGGAGCGCATGGACATCGCCGAGATCCGTGACTGGCTGAGTGGCCTGATCGTCAATCGCGTCTCCGGCGAAGGTCGTCTGGCGGATCTGGAGGCACTGGAAGAATGA
- a CDS encoding DUF4389 domain-containing protein codes for MKADEFDPDEIREHVKSRATWLRLVYMIIFLFFAWVATFVFGVVILVLFLWQLFAGQPNAQLRAFGDNLSTWGYQVLRFLSFNSEDLPFPFDAWPSGSVKTGGGTSRSRKKASKKKKTASSTSGAASGSRSTPSGGDDR; via the coding sequence ATGAAGGCTGACGAGTTCGACCCTGATGAAATCAGGGAGCATGTGAAGTCACGCGCCACCTGGTTGCGCCTGGTCTACATGATCATCTTCCTGTTCTTTGCCTGGGTTGCCACCTTTGTCTTCGGTGTGGTGATTCTCGTGTTGTTCCTGTGGCAGCTTTTTGCGGGCCAGCCCAACGCGCAATTGCGGGCATTCGGTGACAACCTCAGTACCTGGGGTTATCAGGTGCTGCGTTTCCTGAGTTTCAACTCGGAAGATCTGCCGTTTCCCTTTGATGCCTGGCCCAGTGGGTCGGTCAAAACGGGCGGTGGCACTTCGCGGTCCCGCAAAAAGGCGAGCAAGAAGAAAAAGACTGCTTCGTCCACTTCCGGGGCGGCCTCTGGCAGCCGCTCGACGCCGTCCGGCGGAGACGATCGCTGA
- a CDS encoding TatD family hydrolase, whose product MTALETSPHPLIDIGANLTHDSFDHDREQVIQDAEAVGVSRMILTGASVKGSRQALALAEQWPQRFWSTAGVHPHMARHYVDETNDILRGFLASEKCVAVGECGLDYFRNFSEPDDQQRAFRAQLEIACDLNYPVFLHQRDAHEDFLAILDEYLPRLPHAVVHCFTGSGEELDHYIERDLYVGITGWICDERRGTHLRDIVDRIPDDRIMVETDAPYLLPRDLKPKPSTRRNEPKWLPHVLFRVAECRGVSHETLARQTTANAERFFRLGEENQMRREMHAK is encoded by the coding sequence ATGACGGCACTCGAAACGTCGCCCCATCCGCTGATCGACATCGGCGCCAACCTGACCCACGACAGCTTCGACCATGACCGCGAACAGGTCATCCAGGACGCCGAGGCCGTCGGTGTGAGCCGGATGATCCTGACCGGCGCCAGCGTCAAGGGCAGCCGCCAGGCCCTGGCCCTCGCCGAGCAGTGGCCGCAACGCTTCTGGAGCACGGCCGGCGTGCACCCCCACATGGCCAGGCACTATGTGGACGAGACCAATGACATCCTGCGGGGCTTTCTGGCCTCGGAGAAATGCGTCGCCGTGGGCGAATGCGGCCTGGACTACTTCCGCAACTTCTCCGAACCGGACGATCAGCAGCGAGCCTTCCGGGCGCAGCTGGAGATCGCCTGCGACCTCAACTACCCGGTCTTTCTGCATCAACGCGACGCGCACGAGGATTTCCTGGCGATACTGGATGAGTATCTGCCCAGGCTGCCCCATGCCGTGGTGCATTGCTTTACCGGCAGTGGCGAGGAGCTGGATCACTACATCGAGCGGGATCTCTACGTCGGGATCACCGGCTGGATCTGCGATGAACGCCGCGGCACGCACCTGCGGGACATCGTCGATCGCATACCCGACGACCGCATCATGGTGGAAACGGACGCGCCCTATCTCCTGCCCCGGGACCTGAAACCAAAACCATCAACCCGGCGCAACGAACCCAAGTGGCTGCCCCATGTGCTATTCCGGGTGGCCGAATGCCGTGGCGTCTCCCACGAGACCCTGGCCCGCCAGACAACCGCCAACGCCGAACGCTTTTTTCGACTTGGTGAGGAAAATCAAATGCGCCGCGAAATGCACGCAAAATGA
- a CDS encoding nuclease-related domain-containing protein, with the protein MESEEIALLLVIALPIALVLLAALVWYLRRRRATLKHALKGRTWGQAKDVVIPDGMDAHVHLDCVILTRRGLVVLDIKRLNGAVFGSERMEEWVMLDRGKRFGFRNPLGALDERVSALANFVGGIRVEGYILVSGNVEFPKGRPARTLVADDLIDKLEPVEGGIPDGWKAMWGKVAGHAE; encoded by the coding sequence ATGGAATCGGAAGAAATCGCCCTGTTGCTGGTCATCGCTTTGCCCATCGCCCTGGTTCTGCTGGCTGCCCTGGTCTGGTACCTGCGCCGCCGGCGAGCCACGCTCAAGCATGCGCTCAAGGGGCGGACGTGGGGGCAGGCAAAAGATGTGGTCATCCCGGACGGCATGGACGCCCATGTGCACCTGGATTGCGTGATCCTGACCCGCCGCGGCCTGGTGGTTCTGGATATCAAGCGCCTCAACGGGGCGGTGTTCGGCAGCGAACGCATGGAAGAATGGGTGATGCTCGACCGGGGCAAGCGCTTCGGCTTTCGCAACCCTCTGGGCGCGCTGGATGAGCGGGTCAGCGCCCTGGCCAATTTTGTTGGCGGTATTCGCGTGGAGGGCTACATTCTCGTCAGCGGCAATGTTGAGTTCCCCAAGGGCCGCCCGGCCCGCACCCTGGTCGCTGATGATCTCATCGACAAACTCGAGCCCGTGGAAGGCGGCATCCCGGATGGCTGGAAGGCGATGTGGGGCAAGGTGGCAGGGCATGCGGAGTGA
- the rarD gene encoding EamA family transporter RarD: MFRDQQERSGVIYATATFCFYGLTPLYFKAVQHVSALEVLGHRIVWSVLFLILLMAWWGGLGRGLSGLWRRDVLPWLLLSGAIIGFNWGVFIWTVHADRVLEASLGYYINPLVNILLGLIFLGERLRPVQWVAVGLAATGTLTLVLAQGIVPWAGLALAFSFGFYGLVRKRVAVRAASGLLVETALLLPAVILAGLWAWQAGQLVFLNLNLRTDLLLLAAGVITTLPLIWFANAARRLPLSVIGFFQYIAPTVTLCLAVFLFGETFTTAHGVTFGLIWLALALLMADTIRNRRRPRIHPQRD; the protein is encoded by the coding sequence ATGTTTCGAGACCAGCAAGAGCGCAGCGGGGTCATCTACGCCACCGCGACTTTCTGCTTCTATGGCCTGACGCCCCTGTATTTCAAGGCGGTTCAGCACGTGAGTGCGCTGGAGGTGCTGGGGCACCGAATCGTCTGGTCCGTGCTCTTCCTGATCCTGCTCATGGCCTGGTGGGGCGGGCTCGGGCGCGGTCTGAGCGGGCTGTGGCGGCGTGACGTGTTGCCCTGGTTGCTGCTCAGCGGCGCCATCATCGGCTTCAATTGGGGCGTGTTCATCTGGACGGTGCATGCGGATCGGGTCCTTGAGGCCAGCCTGGGCTATTACATCAACCCGCTGGTCAACATTCTTCTGGGGCTCATCTTTCTGGGTGAGCGACTGCGTCCGGTTCAGTGGGTCGCCGTGGGTCTGGCGGCCACCGGCACCCTGACACTGGTGCTTGCCCAGGGGATCGTCCCCTGGGCCGGCCTGGCCCTGGCATTCAGCTTCGGTTTCTATGGCCTGGTTCGTAAACGCGTGGCCGTGCGCGCCGCCAGTGGTCTGCTGGTGGAGACGGCGCTTCTGTTGCCAGCCGTCATCCTGGCCGGGCTGTGGGCCTGGCAAGCCGGGCAACTGGTCTTTCTCAATCTGAACCTGCGGACGGATCTGTTGCTGCTGGCAGCCGGGGTGATCACCACCTTGCCCCTGATCTGGTTTGCCAACGCCGCACGACGCCTGCCCCTGTCCGTGATCGGCTTCTTCCAGTACATCGCACCGACCGTGACCCTGTGCCTTGCCGTCTTCCTCTTCGGTGAGACCTTTACCACCGCCCACGGCGTCACCTTTGGCCTGATCTGGCTGGCCCTTGCGCTATTGATGGCTGATACAATCCGCAATCGCCGTCGCCCCAGGATTCATCCTCAGAGAGACTGA
- a CDS encoding SUF system Fe-S cluster assembly regulator, translating to MLKLSRLTDYATLVLAHLASQPQRRHSAAEVAERTGLAGPTVSKVLKALARDGLVSSTRGATGGYALSRTAREITAADIIDAIEGPVAVTECSHEDGDCSLEAVCGVGQGWQRINRLIRGTLEQITLDELLRPATPLQWFPKGSFNPAADAGPERKA from the coding sequence ATGCTGAAACTGAGCCGACTGACAGACTACGCGACCCTGGTCCTGGCCCACCTGGCCAGCCAGCCCCAGCGCCGCCATTCGGCCGCGGAAGTCGCGGAACGGACGGGCCTGGCCGGGCCCACCGTGAGCAAGGTGCTCAAGGCCCTGGCGCGGGACGGTCTGGTCAGCAGCACACGCGGCGCCACCGGCGGATACGCCCTTTCCCGCACGGCGCGGGAAATCACCGCGGCCGACATCATCGACGCCATTGAAGGCCCGGTGGCGGTGACTGAATGCAGCCATGAAGACGGCGATTGCAGCCTGGAAGCCGTATGCGGTGTCGGTCAGGGCTGGCAGAGAATCAATCGACTCATTCGAGGCACGCTGGAACAGATCACCCTTGACGAATTGCTGCGACCGGCCACGCCGCTGCAGTGGTTCCCAAAGGGCTCGTTCAATCCGGCGGCCGATGCAGGTCCGGAACGCAAGGCCTGA
- a CDS encoding MAPEG family protein — MWEAWGLVGASLLFALAWFPASVAKQQTYGTGWLASNRDQQDLPPMPRWGERAIRAHENLKENFPAWAALVLLVIALDWQNAATAWAAVLFPLARLGHMASYIGGWFWPRFLFYCVGIACTLILVVVCLLQLLS; from the coding sequence ATGTGGGAAGCCTGGGGCCTGGTCGGGGCGAGCCTGCTGTTCGCCCTGGCCTGGTTCCCCGCCTCCGTTGCCAAGCAACAGACCTACGGCACCGGCTGGCTGGCCTCCAATCGCGATCAACAGGATCTGCCGCCAATGCCCCGGTGGGGCGAGCGTGCCATCCGAGCTCATGAGAACCTGAAGGAAAACTTTCCCGCCTGGGCGGCCCTTGTGCTGCTGGTGATTGCCCTGGACTGGCAGAACGCCGCCACCGCCTGGGCCGCCGTGCTGTTCCCCCTGGCACGGCTGGGGCATATGGCCAGCTACATTGGCGGCTGGTTCTGGCCGCGGTTCCTCTTTTACTGTGTTGGAATCGCCTGCACCCTGATTCTGGTCGTGGTTTGTCTGCTCCAATTGTTGAGTTAG
- the sufB gene encoding Fe-S cluster assembly protein SufB: MATNQKEMDELVSREYKHGWVTDIEQDTLPPGLDEDVIRHISAKKGEPEWLLEWRLKAYRAWLEMKHPSWAKVKHPPIDYQSISYYSAPKSKEQIEAEAPKSLDEVDPKLLETYEKLGIPLHEQEKLAGVAVDAVFDSVSVATTFKSKLKEAGVIFCSFSEAVKDYPELVQKYLGTVVPHRDNFFAALNSAVFTDGSFVFVPKGVKCPMELSTYFRINASNTGQFERTLIVAEEGASVSYLEGCTAPQRDENQLHAAVVELVALDDATIKYSTVQNWYPGDENGVGGIYNFVTKRGDCRGDRSKITWTQVETGSAITWKYPSCILRGDDSVGEFYSVAVTSNHQQADTGTKMIHIGKNTRSTIISKGISAMQGDQSYRGLVRITPKADGARNYTQCDSLLIGDRCGAHTFPYIEARNPSAQVEHEATTSRVSEDQLFYCRQRGISEEDAVNMIVNGFCKEVFKELPMEFAVEAEALLGITLEGAVG, translated from the coding sequence ATGGCCACCAATCAGAAGGAAATGGACGAACTCGTCAGCCGTGAATACAAGCACGGCTGGGTGACGGATATCGAACAGGACACCCTGCCCCCGGGGCTGGACGAGGACGTGATTCGCCACATCTCCGCCAAGAAAGGCGAGCCGGAATGGCTGCTGGAATGGCGACTCAAGGCCTATCGTGCCTGGCTGGAGATGAAGCACCCGAGCTGGGCCAAGGTCAAGCATCCGCCCATCGATTACCAGTCCATCTCCTACTACTCCGCGCCCAAGAGCAAGGAGCAGATCGAGGCCGAGGCCCCCAAGAGCCTGGACGAGGTGGACCCCAAGCTGCTGGAAACCTACGAGAAGCTCGGCATTCCCCTGCACGAGCAGGAGAAGCTGGCCGGCGTGGCCGTGGATGCGGTCTTTGACAGTGTCTCCGTGGCGACCACCTTCAAAAGCAAGCTCAAGGAAGCCGGCGTCATTTTCTGTTCCTTTTCGGAAGCGGTGAAAGACTATCCGGAGCTGGTACAGAAGTATCTGGGCACCGTGGTGCCGCACCGGGACAACTTCTTTGCGGCGCTGAATTCGGCGGTATTTACCGACGGTTCCTTTGTCTTCGTGCCCAAGGGCGTGAAGTGTCCCATGGAGCTGTCCACCTACTTCCGCATCAATGCCTCCAACACGGGCCAGTTCGAGCGCACCCTGATCGTGGCCGAGGAAGGCGCCAGCGTGTCCTACCTGGAAGGCTGCACAGCGCCGCAGCGCGACGAAAACCAGCTGCATGCCGCCGTGGTGGAACTGGTGGCCCTGGACGATGCCACCATCAAATACTCCACGGTGCAGAACTGGTACCCGGGCGACGAGAATGGCGTGGGCGGCATCTACAACTTCGTCACCAAGCGCGGTGACTGCCGGGGTGACCGCTCCAAGATCACCTGGACCCAGGTGGAGACTGGCTCGGCCATCACCTGGAAGTACCCCAGCTGCATTCTGCGCGGTGATGACTCCGTGGGCGAGTTCTACTCGGTTGCGGTGACCAGCAATCATCAACAGGCCGACACCGGCACCAAGATGATTCACATCGGCAAGAACACCCGCAGCACCATCATCTCCAAGGGCATTTCCGCCATGCAGGGTGACCAGAGTTATCGCGGTCTGGTGCGCATTACGCCCAAGGCCGATGGTGCGCGCAACTACACCCAGTGTGACTCCCTGCTGATCGGTGATCGCTGTGGCGCACACACCTTTCCCTATATCGAAGCACGCAACCCCAGTGCCCAGGTGGAACACGAAGCCACCACTTCGCGGGTGAGCGAGGATCAGCTTTTCTACTGCCGGCAGCGCGGCATTTCCGAGGAAGATGCGGTCAACATGATCGTCAACGGCTTCTGCAAGGAAGTCTTCAAGGAACTGCCCATGGAGTTTGCCGTGGAAGCGGAGGCCCTGCTGGGCATCACGCTGGAAGGCGCCGTCGGCTGA
- the sufC gene encoding Fe-S cluster assembly ATPase SufC, translated as MLKIENLKVNVEGKEILRGLNLEVKPGEVHAIMGPNGSGKSTLAHILAGRGDYEVIEGSATWNGKDLLEMEPEERAHEGVFLAFQYPVEIPGVNNVYLLKAALNAIREHRGEEPIDSADFLMLVKEKMKRMGMDESFIRRSVNEGFSGGEKKRNEIFQMQVLEPTLAILDETDSGLDIDALKVVAEGINQMRDPKRAFVMVTHYQRLLNYVEPDKVHVLSGGRIIKTGDKNLALELERDGYEGIQKEAASA; from the coding sequence ATGCTCAAGATTGAAAACCTCAAGGTCAATGTGGAAGGCAAGGAAATCCTGCGCGGGCTGAACCTGGAAGTGAAGCCGGGGGAAGTGCACGCCATCATGGGGCCCAACGGCTCGGGCAAGAGCACCCTGGCCCACATTCTCGCCGGCCGGGGTGATTATGAAGTCATCGAAGGCAGCGCTACCTGGAACGGCAAGGACCTGCTGGAGATGGAGCCGGAGGAACGGGCCCATGAGGGGGTGTTCCTGGCCTTTCAGTACCCGGTGGAAATCCCGGGCGTGAACAACGTCTATCTGCTCAAGGCCGCTCTCAATGCCATTCGCGAGCATCGCGGGGAAGAGCCGATCGATTCGGCGGATTTCCTGATGCTAGTGAAGGAAAAGATGAAGCGCATGGGCATGGACGAAAGCTTCATTCGCCGCAGCGTCAATGAAGGCTTCTCCGGCGGTGAAAAGAAGCGCAATGAGATCTTCCAGATGCAGGTACTCGAACCCACCCTGGCCATTCTGGATGAAACCGATTCCGGCCTGGACATCGATGCCCTCAAGGTGGTGGCCGAAGGCATCAACCAGATGCGGGATCCCAAGCGGGCTTTCGTGATGGTGACCCACTATCAGCGCCTGCTGAACTATGTGGAACCCGACAAGGTGCACGTGCTTTCCGGTGGACGCATCATCAAGACCGGCGACAAGAACCTGGCGCTGGAACTGGAGCGGGACGGTTACGAAGGCATCCAGAAGGAGGCGGCATCGGCATGA